The Pseudomonas allokribbensis genome has a window encoding:
- the azu gene encoding azurin yields MFSKVVAVSLLALASSQLMAAECKTTVDSTDQMSFTTKEIVIDKSCKTFTVELTHSGSLPKNVMGHNLVVSKTADMQPIATDGLAAGIDKNYLKDGDERVIAHTKIIGAGEKDSLTIDVSKLAPGTDYGFFCSFPGHISMMKGTVTVK; encoded by the coding sequence ATGTTTTCCAAAGTTGTTGCGGTATCCCTGCTGGCGCTGGCCAGCAGCCAATTGATGGCTGCCGAGTGCAAAACCACCGTTGACTCCACCGACCAGATGTCCTTCACCACCAAGGAGATCGTGATCGACAAGAGCTGCAAGACTTTCACCGTCGAACTGACCCATTCCGGCAGCCTGCCGAAGAACGTCATGGGCCACAACCTGGTGGTCAGCAAGACCGCTGACATGCAGCCGATCGCCACTGACGGCCTGGCCGCGGGCATCGACAAGAACTACCTGAAGGACGGTGACGAGCGCGTCATCGCCCACACCAAGATCATTGGCGCCGGCGAGAAAGATTCGCTGACCATCGACGTATCGAAACTGGCACCCGGCACCGATTACGGTTTCTTCTGCTCGTTCCCGGGCCACATCTCGATGATGAAAGGCACAGTGACCGTGAAGTAA
- the nadE gene encoding ammonia-dependent NAD(+) synthetase, producing MQAVQREIAEQLNVQPPFADYQALEAEVARRITFIQDCLTNSGLKTLVLGISGGVDSLTAGLLAQRAMRELRERTGDNGYKFIAVRLPYDVQFDEHDAQASVDFIAPDERHTVNIGPAVKSLAGEVAAFEGKHAVSVDFVLGNTKARMRMVAQYTIAGAAHGLVIGTDHAAEAVMGFFTKFGDGACDLAPLSGLVKNQVRAIARSFGAPESLVEKVPTADLEDLSPGKPDEASHGVTYAEIDAFLHGEPVRQEAFDIIVNTYKKTHHKRVMPFAP from the coding sequence ATGCAAGCCGTACAGCGTGAGATTGCTGAACAGCTCAACGTTCAGCCGCCGTTCGCCGATTACCAGGCCCTCGAAGCGGAAGTCGCCCGACGCATCACCTTCATCCAGGATTGTCTGACCAATTCCGGGCTCAAGACCCTGGTGCTGGGCATCAGCGGCGGTGTCGACTCGCTGACCGCAGGCCTCCTGGCCCAGCGCGCCATGCGTGAACTGCGCGAGCGCACCGGCGACAACGGCTACAAGTTCATCGCTGTGCGCCTGCCGTACGACGTGCAGTTCGATGAACACGACGCCCAGGCCTCGGTGGACTTCATCGCCCCGGACGAACGCCACACCGTCAACATCGGCCCGGCAGTGAAATCCCTGGCCGGCGAAGTCGCAGCCTTCGAAGGCAAGCACGCGGTGTCGGTGGATTTCGTGCTCGGCAACACCAAGGCGCGGATGCGCATGGTCGCCCAGTACACCATCGCCGGCGCGGCCCATGGCCTGGTGATCGGTACCGATCACGCGGCGGAAGCGGTGATGGGTTTCTTCACCAAGTTCGGTGACGGCGCCTGCGACCTGGCCCCGCTCAGCGGTCTGGTGAAAAATCAGGTCCGGGCCATCGCCCGCAGCTTCGGCGCACCGGAATCGCTGGTGGAAAAAGTGCCGACGGCGGACCTGGAAGACCTGTCGCCGGGCAAACCGGACGAAGCCTCCCACGGCGTGACCTACGCCGAGATCGACGCCTTTCTGCACGGCGAGCCGGTGCGTCAGGAAGCGTTCGACATCATCGTCAACACGTACAAGAAGACCCATCACAAACGCGTCATGCCGTTTGCGCCTTGA
- the pncB gene encoding nicotinate phosphoribosyltransferase, translating to MSESVFADRIVQNLLDTDFYKLTMMQAVLHNYPNVEVEWEFRCRNSEDLRPYLAEIRFQVERLAELSLSADQLSFLERISFLKPDFLRFLGLFRFNLRYLHTGIENGELFIRLRGPWLHVILFEVPLLAIVSEVRNRYRYRETVLEQAREQLYRKFDWLTANASTEELSQLQVADFGTRRRFSYRVQEEVVNVLKHDFPGRFVGTSNVHLSRELDMKPLGTMAHEWIMAHQQLGPRLIDSQIAALDCWVREYRGLLGIALTDCITTDAFLGDFDLFFAKLFDGLRHDSGDPVQWGEKCIAHYHKLGIDPMSKTLVFSDSLTLPKSLEIFRALRGRINVSFGIGTNLTCDIPGVEPMSIVLKMTACNGQPVAKISDEPGKTHCKDPNFVAYLRHVFQVPAVSSLSSKE from the coding sequence ATGAGCGAGAGTGTGTTTGCCGATCGCATCGTGCAGAACCTGCTCGACACCGACTTCTACAAACTGACGATGATGCAGGCGGTGCTGCACAACTACCCCAACGTCGAAGTCGAATGGGAGTTTCGTTGCCGTAACAGTGAAGATCTGCGCCCCTATCTGGCGGAGATCCGCTTCCAGGTCGAGCGTCTGGCCGAGTTGAGCCTGAGCGCCGATCAGTTGAGTTTCCTGGAGCGCATCAGCTTCCTCAAACCTGACTTTCTGCGATTCCTCGGCCTGTTCCGCTTCAACCTGCGCTACCTGCACACCGGCATCGAGAACGGCGAACTGTTCATCCGTCTGCGCGGGCCGTGGCTGCATGTGATTCTGTTCGAAGTGCCGCTGCTGGCGATCGTCAGCGAAGTGCGCAACCGCTATCGCTACCGAGAAACGGTGCTGGAACAGGCCCGCGAACAGCTTTACCGCAAGTTCGACTGGCTGACGGCCAACGCCTCGACCGAAGAATTGTCGCAGTTGCAGGTCGCCGATTTCGGCACACGCCGGCGGTTTTCCTACCGCGTGCAGGAAGAAGTGGTGAACGTGCTCAAGCATGATTTCCCCGGGCGTTTCGTCGGCACCAGCAACGTGCACCTGTCCCGCGAACTGGACATGAAACCGCTGGGCACCATGGCCCACGAATGGATCATGGCCCACCAGCAACTCGGCCCGCGACTGATCGACAGCCAGATCGCCGCCCTCGATTGCTGGGTCCGCGAGTACCGCGGTTTGCTGGGGATCGCCCTGACCGACTGCATCACCACCGACGCGTTCCTAGGCGATTTCGATCTGTTCTTCGCCAAGCTGTTCGACGGTTTGCGCCATGACTCCGGAGATCCGGTGCAGTGGGGCGAAAAATGCATCGCCCACTATCACAAGCTCGGCATCGACCCGATGAGCAAGACCCTGGTGTTCTCCGACAGCCTGACGCTGCCCAAGTCGCTGGAGATCTTCCGGGCGCTGCGGGGCCGGATCAATGTCAGCTTCGGCATCGGCACCAACCTCACCTGTGACATTCCGGGTGTCGAACCGATGAGCATCGTGCTTAAAATGACCGCCTGCAACGGCCAACCGGTGGCGAAGATCTCCGACGAGCCGGGCAAGACCCACTGCAAAGACCCGAATTTCGTCGCCTATTTGCGACACGTTTTCCAGGTTCCTGCCGTTTCCAGCCTTTCTAGCAAGGAGTGA
- a CDS encoding LysR family transcriptional regulator, producing MLNKRHLPSITALQCFEAVTRHLSFTRAAEELNLTQSAVSKQVAQLEELLQHLLFRRVRRRLQMTPAGDLYLVEVRKILTQVEMSTHYLRSYGGETEVLRVSTPSTFGARWLVPRLKGWRLRHPSIHLDLCNEQEADDLLQGRSDLAFYFGQGSRPGTECLKLFGEELVPVCAPSSLPDTPLTDPTQLTDLVLLQNASRPQAWHDWFDSQGYQTEHSYHGPRFETFYMCIRAAQVGCGVALLPRFLVEEELADGKLVIPWQHAMPSTDAYYLAYPEHAAEVPKVRDFVKWMLEQIDSPDAV from the coding sequence ATGCTGAACAAACGCCACTTGCCGTCGATCACCGCGTTGCAGTGCTTCGAGGCCGTGACCCGGCACCTGAGTTTCACCCGGGCCGCCGAGGAACTGAACCTGACCCAGAGCGCCGTCAGCAAGCAGGTGGCGCAACTCGAAGAATTGTTACAGCACTTGTTGTTCCGTCGGGTACGCCGCCGTTTGCAGATGACCCCGGCCGGCGATCTGTACCTGGTGGAAGTCAGAAAAATCCTGACCCAGGTCGAGATGTCGACCCATTACCTGCGTTCCTACGGCGGCGAGACCGAAGTCCTGCGCGTCTCCACGCCCTCGACCTTCGGCGCACGCTGGCTGGTGCCGCGCCTCAAGGGCTGGCGCCTGCGCCATCCGTCGATTCATCTGGACCTGTGCAACGAGCAGGAGGCCGATGACTTGCTGCAAGGGCGCAGCGACCTGGCGTTCTATTTCGGCCAGGGTTCACGCCCCGGCACCGAATGCCTGAAGTTGTTTGGCGAGGAACTGGTGCCGGTCTGCGCACCGAGCAGCCTGCCGGACACTCCGTTGACTGATCCAACGCAACTCACCGATCTGGTCCTGCTGCAGAATGCTTCGCGCCCACAGGCGTGGCACGACTGGTTCGACAGCCAGGGCTACCAGACCGAACACAGCTACCACGGCCCGCGCTTCGAAACCTTTTATATGTGCATCCGCGCCGCGCAGGTCGGCTGCGGCGTCGCCCTGTTACCAAGGTTTCTGGTGGAAGAGGAATTGGCCGACGGCAAACTGGTCATTCCCTGGCAGCATGCAATGCCCAGCACCGATGCGTATTACCTGGCCTACCCGGAACACGCGGCGGAAGTGCCCAAGGTGCGGGATTTCGTGAAGTGGATGCTGGAGCAGATCGACAGTCCTGATGCGGTCTGA
- a CDS encoding aldehyde dehydrogenase family protein — protein MVAALLDRLGVNPALYQNGKVPVHSPIDGSRIAAVNWEGPAEVEQHISRADHAFEQWRKVPAPRRGELVRQFGEVLREYKNDLGELVSWEAGKITQEGLGEVQEMIDICDFAVGLSRQLYGLTIASERPGHHMRETWHPLGVVGVISAFNFPVAVWAWNTTLALVCGNPVVWKPSEKTPLTALACQALFDRVVKNFSDAPANLCQVIIGGRDAGEALVDDPRVALISATGSTRMGREVAPKVAARFARSILELGGNNAMILGPSADLDMAVRAILFSAVGTAGQRCTTLRRLIAHESVKEEIVTRLKAAYSKVRIGHPLEGNLIGPLIDKHSFENMQDALEQALSEGGRVFGGKRQLEDQFPNAYYVSPAIVEMPEQSDVVCSETFAPILYVVGYSDFEEALRLNNAVPQGLSSCIFTTDVREAEKFMSAVGSDCGIANVNIGPSGAEIGGAFGGEKETGGGRESGSDAWRAYMRRQTNTVNYSLELPLAQGITFD, from the coding sequence ATGGTTGCCGCATTGCTTGATCGTCTTGGTGTGAACCCGGCCCTGTACCAGAACGGCAAAGTGCCGGTGCATTCGCCCATCGACGGCAGCCGCATCGCCGCCGTGAACTGGGAAGGCCCGGCCGAAGTCGAGCAGCACATCAGTCGCGCAGATCATGCGTTCGAACAATGGCGCAAGGTGCCGGCCCCGCGTCGCGGCGAGCTGGTGCGCCAGTTCGGCGAAGTGCTGCGCGAGTACAAGAATGATCTTGGCGAACTGGTTTCCTGGGAGGCCGGCAAGATTACTCAGGAAGGCCTGGGTGAAGTGCAGGAGATGATCGACATCTGCGACTTCGCCGTCGGCCTGTCCCGCCAGTTGTACGGTTTGACCATCGCTTCCGAGCGCCCGGGCCACCACATGCGTGAAACCTGGCATCCGCTGGGCGTGGTCGGCGTGATCAGTGCGTTCAACTTCCCGGTCGCGGTGTGGGCGTGGAACACCACGCTGGCGCTGGTCTGCGGCAACCCGGTGGTGTGGAAACCGTCGGAGAAAACCCCGCTGACCGCGCTGGCCTGTCAGGCGCTGTTTGATCGTGTGGTGAAGAACTTCAGTGATGCGCCGGCCAATCTGTGCCAGGTCATCATCGGCGGCCGCGATGCCGGCGAAGCGCTGGTGGATGACCCGCGCGTCGCGCTGATCAGCGCCACCGGCAGCACCCGCATGGGCCGCGAAGTGGCGCCGAAAGTCGCCGCACGCTTCGCCCGCAGCATTCTTGAGCTGGGCGGCAACAACGCGATGATCCTCGGCCCGAGCGCCGATCTGGACATGGCCGTGCGCGCCATCCTGTTCAGCGCAGTCGGCACCGCCGGTCAGCGTTGCACCACCTTGCGTCGCCTGATCGCCCATGAATCGGTGAAAGAAGAAATCGTCACCCGCCTCAAAGCCGCGTACTCCAAGGTCCGCATCGGTCACCCGCTGGAAGGCAACCTGATCGGCCCGCTGATCGACAAGCACAGCTTCGAAAACATGCAGGACGCGCTGGAGCAAGCACTGAGCGAGGGCGGCCGGGTGTTCGGCGGCAAGCGCCAACTGGAAGACCAATTCCCCAACGCCTACTACGTGTCGCCGGCCATCGTTGAAATGCCGGAGCAGAGCGACGTGGTGTGCAGCGAGACCTTCGCGCCGATCCTGTACGTGGTTGGCTACAGCGACTTCGAAGAGGCGCTGCGCCTGAACAACGCGGTGCCGCAAGGCCTGTCGTCGTGCATCTTCACCACCGATGTGCGCGAGGCCGAGAAATTCATGTCGGCGGTCGGCAGTGACTGCGGCATCGCCAACGTCAACATCGGCCCGAGCGGCGCGGAAATCGGCGGCGCGTTCGGTGGCGAGAAAGAGACGGGTGGTGGTCGCGAGTCGGGCTCGGATGCATGGCGCGCTTACATGCGCCGGCAGACCAACACCGTGAACTACTCGCTGGAGTTGCCGCTGGCGCAGGGCATTACGTTCGACTGA
- a CDS encoding NAD(P)/FAD-dependent oxidoreductase yields MPLREECLWEKLTPQRPDNTALRGEVKVDVCVIGAGFTGLSAALHLLEKGKSVCVLEAHRAGHGGSGRNVGLVNAGMWIPPDEIEAGFGEAVGSQLNRMLGAAPALVFSLVDKYNIDCQLRREGTLHMAHNAKGEADLRSREEQWKRRGAPVELLTGKACEQATGTQKIAAALLDRRAGTLNPMAYVTGLANAVISLGGQMFDHSPVSRLERQGPKWSVQTEQGSVLAEQVVIASNAYTEGDWTELKRNFFPGYYYQVASVPLTEDAAQEILPGGQGSWDTRQVLSSIRRDKDGRLLLGSLGNGNQKPTWFLKAWADRVQQYYFPNLKPVEWECTWTGRIAFTPDHLMRLFEPAPGLVAVTGYNGRGVTTGTVVGKAFADYLCNGNPQALPIPFAPMQPLAGVGLRSCLYEAGFSLYHAGQCLRIVI; encoded by the coding sequence ATGCCGTTACGCGAAGAATGTCTGTGGGAAAAACTCACGCCGCAACGACCGGATAACACGGCGCTCAGGGGCGAAGTCAAAGTCGATGTCTGCGTGATCGGCGCCGGGTTTACCGGGCTGTCGGCGGCGCTGCATCTGTTGGAGAAGGGCAAAAGCGTCTGCGTGCTGGAAGCCCATCGCGCCGGGCATGGTGGTTCCGGGCGCAACGTCGGACTGGTCAACGCCGGGATGTGGATTCCGCCGGACGAGATCGAAGCCGGCTTCGGCGAAGCGGTCGGCAGCCAGCTCAACCGCATGCTCGGTGCGGCGCCGGCGCTGGTGTTCAGCCTTGTGGATAAATACAACATCGATTGCCAGTTGCGCCGTGAAGGCACCCTGCACATGGCGCACAACGCCAAGGGTGAGGCGGATCTGCGCAGTCGCGAAGAACAGTGGAAACGCCGCGGTGCGCCGGTCGAACTGCTGACCGGCAAGGCCTGTGAACAGGCGACCGGGACGCAGAAGATTGCCGCCGCGTTGCTCGACCGGCGTGCCGGCACGCTCAACCCGATGGCTTATGTCACCGGGCTGGCCAACGCTGTCATCAGCCTTGGCGGGCAGATGTTCGATCATTCCCCGGTCTCGCGTCTTGAGCGCCAGGGGCCGAAATGGTCGGTGCAGACCGAGCAGGGTTCGGTGCTCGCCGAACAAGTGGTGATCGCTTCCAACGCCTACACCGAAGGCGACTGGACCGAACTCAAACGCAATTTCTTTCCCGGTTACTACTATCAGGTCGCTTCGGTGCCGCTCACCGAAGACGCTGCCCAGGAAATCCTCCCGGGCGGGCAGGGCTCGTGGGATACCCGCCAGGTGCTGAGCAGCATCCGTCGCGACAAGGACGGGCGTCTGTTGCTGGGCAGCCTTGGCAACGGCAATCAGAAACCGACCTGGTTCCTCAAGGCCTGGGCCGACCGGGTGCAGCAGTATTACTTCCCCAACCTCAAACCTGTGGAGTGGGAATGCACCTGGACCGGGCGCATCGCTTTTACTCCCGATCATTTGATGCGCCTGTTCGAGCCCGCGCCGGGACTGGTGGCCGTCACCGGTTACAACGGCCGTGGCGTGACCACCGGCACCGTGGTCGGCAAAGCCTTCGCCGACTACCTGTGTAACGGAAATCCTCAAGCGTTGCCGATTCCCTTTGCACCGATGCAGCCCCTGGCGGGCGTGGGTTTGCGCAGTTGTCTGTACGAGGCCGGGTTCTCGCTGTATCACGCGGGCCAGTGCCTGCGCATTGTCATTTGA
- a CDS encoding ABC transporter substrate-binding protein, with protein sequence MSQTFYKKGFLALAVATALGVSAFAQADVKIGVAGPMTGANAAFGEQYMKGAQAAADAVNAAGGVNGEKIVLVKGDDACEPKQAVTVAKDLTNQKVAGVVGHFCSSSTIPASEIYDEAGIIAITPGSTNPQVTERGLSAMFRMCGRDDQQGIVAGDYIVDVLKGKKVAVLHDKDTYGQGLADATKAQLTKRGVTPVLYEGLTRGEKDFSAVVTKIRAAGADVVYFGGLHPEAGPLVKQLRTEGLKDVKFMSDDGIVTDELVTTAGGPQYVDGVLMTFGADPRLLPESKTVVDAFRKAGTEPEGYTLYAYASVQALAAGFNGAKSNKGEDAAKWLKANPVKTVMGEKTWDAKGDLKVSDYVVYQWDKDGKYHQLEKQK encoded by the coding sequence ATGTCCCAGACGTTTTACAAGAAAGGCTTTCTGGCCCTCGCAGTGGCTACTGCGCTGGGTGTTTCTGCGTTTGCACAAGCTGATGTGAAAATCGGTGTGGCGGGCCCTATGACTGGCGCCAACGCGGCATTTGGCGAGCAGTACATGAAGGGGGCACAAGCGGCGGCCGATGCGGTCAACGCGGCGGGCGGCGTCAACGGGGAGAAAATTGTCCTGGTCAAAGGCGATGACGCCTGCGAACCGAAACAGGCGGTGACGGTCGCCAAGGACCTCACCAACCAGAAAGTCGCCGGTGTGGTTGGCCACTTCTGCTCGTCCTCCACCATTCCTGCGTCGGAGATCTACGACGAAGCCGGCATCATCGCGATCACGCCGGGTTCCACCAACCCACAAGTGACCGAGCGCGGTCTGAGCGCCATGTTCCGTATGTGCGGGCGTGACGACCAGCAAGGCATCGTCGCCGGCGACTACATCGTCGACGTGCTCAAGGGCAAGAAAGTGGCCGTGCTGCACGACAAGGACACCTACGGTCAGGGCCTGGCCGATGCGACCAAGGCACAGTTGACCAAGCGCGGCGTGACGCCGGTGCTGTACGAAGGCCTGACCCGTGGCGAGAAAGACTTCAGCGCCGTGGTCACCAAGATCCGCGCGGCCGGTGCCGACGTGGTCTACTTCGGCGGCCTGCACCCGGAAGCCGGTCCACTGGTCAAGCAACTGCGTACCGAAGGCCTGAAAGACGTGAAGTTCATGTCTGACGACGGCATCGTGACCGACGAACTGGTGACCACCGCTGGCGGCCCGCAATACGTCGACGGCGTGCTGATGACCTTCGGCGCCGACCCGCGCCTGCTGCCGGAAAGCAAGACTGTAGTGGATGCTTTCCGCAAGGCCGGCACCGAGCCTGAAGGCTACACCCTGTACGCCTACGCTTCAGTTCAAGCACTGGCTGCGGGCTTCAACGGCGCCAAGTCCAACAAGGGCGAAGACGCTGCCAAATGGCTGAAAGCCAACCCTGTGAAAACCGTGATGGGCGAGAAGACCTGGGACGCCAAGGGCGACCTGAAAGTGTCCGACTACGTGGTTTATCAGTGGGACAAGGACGGCAAATATCACCAGCTGGAAAAACAGAAGTAA
- a CDS encoding ABC transporter permease subunit has product MDGIFLQQLVNGLTLGSVYGLIAIGYTMVYGIIGMINFAHGEVYMISAYLAAISLALLAYFGIESFPLLMLGTLVFTIVVTGVYGWVIERIAYKPLRNSTRLAPLISAIGISLILQNYAQISQGARQQGVPTLLTGAWRIDVGSGFVQLTYTKIFILVAAFVGMGLLTYVIKYTKLGRMCRATQQDRKMASILGINTDRVISYVFIIGAAMAALAGVLITMNYGTFDFYAGFVIGIKAFTAAVLGGIGSLPGAMLGGIILGISESLFSGLVNSDYKDVFSFSLLVLVLVFRPQGLLGRPLVSKV; this is encoded by the coding sequence ATGGATGGTATTTTCCTGCAGCAACTGGTCAACGGCCTGACCCTCGGGTCGGTCTATGGCCTGATCGCCATCGGCTACACAATGGTCTACGGCATCATCGGCATGATCAACTTCGCCCACGGCGAGGTTTACATGATTTCCGCTTACCTCGCGGCAATCAGTCTGGCTCTGCTGGCTTACTTCGGTATCGAATCCTTCCCGCTGCTGATGCTCGGCACACTGGTCTTCACCATCGTCGTCACGGGGGTGTATGGCTGGGTCATCGAACGCATCGCCTACAAACCACTGCGCAACTCCACCCGACTGGCACCGCTGATCAGCGCCATCGGTATCTCCCTGATCCTGCAAAACTATGCGCAGATCAGCCAGGGCGCCCGTCAACAGGGTGTTCCGACGCTGCTCACCGGTGCCTGGCGCATCGACGTCGGCTCGGGCTTCGTCCAGCTGACCTACACCAAGATCTTCATTCTCGTCGCGGCGTTCGTCGGGATGGGCCTGCTGACCTACGTGATCAAGTACACCAAGCTCGGCCGCATGTGCCGCGCGACCCAGCAAGACCGCAAGATGGCTTCGATTCTGGGGATCAACACCGACCGGGTGATTTCCTACGTGTTCATCATCGGTGCAGCGATGGCGGCCCTGGCCGGCGTGCTGATCACCATGAACTACGGCACGTTCGACTTCTACGCAGGCTTCGTCATCGGCATCAAGGCGTTCACTGCCGCGGTGCTCGGCGGGATCGGCTCGCTGCCTGGCGCCATGCTCGGCGGGATCATCCTCGGGATCTCCGAGTCGCTGTTCTCGGGCCTGGTCAACTCCGACTACAAAGACGTGTTCAGCTTCTCGCTGCTCGTACTTGTTCTGGTCTTCCGGCCTCAGGGCCTGCTGGGCCGTCCTCTTGTGTCGAAGGTGTAA
- the livM gene encoding high-affinity branched-chain amino acid ABC transporter permease LivM, which translates to MSSTTTKSIDVKKSLVEAILAGLIALIVFGPIVGVVLDGYSFNLEPTRVAWIIAIVMAGRFALSLFLQTPKGLKILEGFESTGSGVHVLPADHKSRLRWIIPLLIVLAVAVPFVSNSYLLGVVILGLIYVLLGLGLNIVVGLAGLLDLGYVAFYAIGAYGLALGYQYLGLGFWTVLPLAAITAGLAGCILGFPVLRLHGDYLAIVTLGFGEIIRLILNNWLSLTGGPNGMPAPLPTFFGLEFGKRAKDGGVPFHEFFGIAYNPDVKYYFIYAVLFLVVLAVLYIKHRLVKMPVGRAWEALREDEIACRSMGLNHVLVKLSAFTIGASTAGLAGVFFATYQGFVNPTSFTFFESALILAIVVLGGMGSTIGVVIAAFVLTVAPELLRGFAEYRVLLFGILMVLMMIWRPRGLIRISRTGVTPRKGAIHYERTAP; encoded by the coding sequence ATGTCTTCAACCACTACAAAATCCATAGATGTCAAAAAAAGCCTGGTTGAGGCGATTCTCGCCGGTCTGATTGCCCTGATCGTGTTCGGGCCGATTGTCGGCGTCGTTCTCGATGGCTACAGCTTCAACCTCGAACCGACCCGCGTGGCGTGGATCATTGCCATCGTCATGGCCGGCCGGTTTGCCCTCAGCCTGTTCCTGCAAACCCCCAAGGGCCTGAAAATCCTCGAAGGATTCGAGAGCACCGGTTCCGGCGTGCATGTGCTGCCCGCCGATCACAAATCCAGGCTGCGCTGGATCATCCCGCTGCTGATCGTGCTGGCCGTGGCCGTGCCGTTCGTTTCCAACTCCTACCTGCTGGGCGTGGTCATCCTCGGTTTGATCTACGTACTGTTGGGGTTGGGACTGAACATCGTGGTCGGTCTGGCCGGCCTGCTCGACCTCGGTTACGTGGCGTTCTACGCCATCGGTGCCTACGGTCTGGCGCTCGGGTATCAGTACCTCGGCCTGGGTTTCTGGACGGTGCTGCCGCTGGCGGCAATCACTGCCGGGCTGGCCGGTTGCATCCTCGGTTTCCCGGTGTTGCGACTGCACGGCGACTACCTGGCGATCGTGACCCTCGGTTTCGGTGAAATCATCCGTCTGATCCTCAACAACTGGCTGTCGCTAACAGGCGGCCCGAATGGCATGCCGGCGCCACTGCCGACCTTCTTCGGCCTGGAGTTCGGCAAGCGGGCGAAGGATGGCGGGGTGCCGTTCCACGAGTTCTTCGGCATCGCCTACAACCCGGACGTGAAGTATTACTTCATCTATGCGGTGTTGTTCCTGGTGGTGCTGGCCGTGCTGTACATCAAGCATCGTCTGGTGAAGATGCCGGTTGGCCGCGCCTGGGAAGCCCTGCGTGAAGACGAGATCGCCTGCCGCTCGATGGGCCTCAACCACGTGCTGGTCAAACTCTCGGCGTTCACTATCGGTGCATCCACCGCCGGTCTGGCAGGTGTGTTCTTCGCCACCTATCAAGGCTTCGTCAACCCGACCTCGTTCACCTTCTTCGAATCGGCGCTGATCCTCGCCATCGTCGTGCTCGGCGGCATGGGTTCGACCATCGGTGTGGTGATCGCAGCGTTCGTGCTGACGGTTGCTCCGGAACTGCTGCGCGGCTTCGCCGAATACCGTGTGCTGCTGTTCGGGATCCTGATGGTGTTGATGATGATCTGGCGACCTCGCGGGCTGATCCGCATCAGCCGTACCGGGGTCACTCCACGCAAAGGTGCCATTCACTATGAGAGGACTGCGCCATGA
- a CDS encoding ATP-binding cassette domain-containing protein produces MSEVVLSVEKLMMHFGGIKALSDVSLKVKRNSIFALIGPNGAGKTTVFNCLTGFYKASGGKIELNVRGQQTNVIKLLGESFKPTDFVSPKSFASRLYYKMFGGTHLVNRAGLARTFQNIRLFKEMSVLENLLVAQHMWVNRNMLAGILNTKGYRKAESDALDCAFYWLEVVDLVDCANRLAGELSYGQQRRLEIARAMCTRPQIICLDEPAAGLNPQETEALSAMIRLLRDEHDLTVVLIEHDMGMVMSISDHIVVLDHGIVIAEGGPEAIRHDPKVIAAYLGADEEEVV; encoded by the coding sequence ATGAGTGAAGTCGTACTCTCTGTTGAAAAACTGATGATGCACTTCGGTGGCATCAAGGCCTTGAGCGACGTCAGCCTGAAGGTCAAACGCAATTCGATCTTCGCCCTGATCGGCCCCAACGGCGCCGGCAAGACCACGGTGTTCAACTGCCTGACCGGGTTCTACAAGGCCTCTGGCGGCAAGATCGAACTCAACGTGCGTGGCCAGCAGACCAACGTCATCAAGTTGCTGGGCGAGTCGTTCAAGCCGACCGACTTCGTTTCACCGAAGAGCTTCGCCAGTCGCCTGTATTACAAGATGTTCGGCGGCACCCACCTGGTGAACCGCGCGGGCCTGGCCCGGACGTTCCAGAACATTCGCCTGTTCAAGGAAATGTCGGTGCTGGAAAACCTGCTGGTGGCCCAGCACATGTGGGTCAACCGCAACATGCTGGCCGGCATCCTCAACACCAAGGGCTATCGCAAGGCCGAAAGCGATGCGCTGGACTGCGCGTTCTACTGGCTGGAAGTGGTGGATCTGGTGGACTGCGCCAACCGTCTGGCCGGTGAACTGTCCTACGGCCAGCAACGCCGTCTGGAGATTGCCCGGGCCATGTGCACTCGGCCGCAGATCATCTGCCTCGACGAACCGGCCGCCGGCCTCAACCCTCAGGAAACCGAAGCGCTGAGCGCGATGATCCGGCTGCTGCGCGACGAGCACGATCTGACCGTGGTGCTGATCGAACACGACATGGGCATGGTAATGAGCATTTCCGATCACATCGTGGTGCTGGACCACGGCATCGTCATCGCCGAGGGCGGTCCGGAGGCTATCCGTCACGATCCGAAGGTGATTGCGGCTTACCTGGGCGCTGACGAAGAGGAAGTCGTATGA